Proteins found in one Zea mays cultivar B73 chromosome 1, Zm-B73-REFERENCE-NAM-5.0, whole genome shotgun sequence genomic segment:
- the LOC100272590 gene encoding uncharacterized LOC100272590 (The RefSeq protein has 1 substitution compared to this genomic sequence) — MEDSSQFMQWALSTLQHDELPLATPPAAIAYDDNDCNTFSSVPALGYSAASVNSMVPAEPPAQEGHRATAATNSWSSADTASVTAAQRDAWSPSSQQNSVNCATPRSSGSSQPVSWDFHSASASASAQLIIKEAQVNSATAARAESAAGGMPVPQPQMVQNGSPPTRRASAKMSSASSSAPPCSQDHIVAERKRREKINQRFIELSAVIPCLKKMDKATILSDATRYVKELQEKLKALQQGGSCNARGGTESAPVLVKKPRIAAPGDDDKDRGGAPSPSCAPPGAAATTGNALPEIEARISDGNVVMLRIHCEDGKGVLVRLLAEVEGLRLSITHTNVMPFSACILIINIMAKVAEGFNATADGIVGRLNAVLAAGPTC, encoded by the exons ATGGAGGACTCGAGCCAGTTCATGCAGTGGGCCCTGAGCACGCTGCAGCACGATGAGCTCCCACCGGCGACGCCGCCGGCGGCCATCGCCTACGACGACAATGACTGCAACACCTTCTCATCAGTCCCGGCGCTGGGGTACTCCGCTGCATCAGTCAACAGCATGGTCCCGGCGGAACCACCAGCACAGGAAGGCCACcgggccaccgccgccaccaacAGCTGGAGCTCGGCCGACACCGCGTCCGTCACGGCCGCGCAGCGTGACGCCTGGTCGCCGTCTTCGCAGCAGAACTCGGTCAATTGTGCCACGCCCcgcagcagcggcagcagccAGCCCGTGAGCTGGGACTTCCAttcggcgtcggcgtcggcgtcggcgcAGCTAATAATCAAAGAAGCCCAGGTCAACTCTGCCACGGCCGCAAGGGCAGAGAGCGCCGCTGGCGGCATGCCGGTGCCACAGCCACAGATGGTTCAAAACgggtcgccgccgacgaggagggCCTCTGCCAAAATGTCGTCGGCTTCTTCGTCTGCGCCGCCGTGCTCCCAGGATCACATCGTCGCGGAGCGGAAACGCCGGGAGAAGATCAACCAGCGTTTCATTGAGCTCTCGGCAGTCATCCCCTGCCTCAAGAAG ATGGACAAGGCGACTATCCTATCCGACGCGACGAGGTACGTGAAGGAGCTCCAAGAAAAGCTCAAGGCACTgcaacaaggcggaagctgcaacGCCCGGGGCGGCACGGAGTCGGCGCCGGTGCTTGTCAAGAAGCCGCGCATAGCGGCGCCGGGGGATGACGACAAGGACCGCGGCGGCGCGCCTTCCCCTTCCTGCGCGCCGCCTGGGGCTGCGGCGACCACCGGGAACGCGCTGCCGGAGATCGAGGCGAGGATCTCGGACGGCAACGTCGTGATGCTGAGGATCCACTGCGAGGACGGCAAGGGGGTGCTCGTCAGGCTGCTGGCCGAGGTCGAGGGACTCCGCCTCAGCATCACGCATACCAATGTCATGCCCTTCTCGGCCTGCATCCTCATCATAAACATAATGGCAAAG GTGGCGGAGGGCTTCAACGCCACGGCGGATGGCATTGTAGGGAGGCTTAATGCAGTGCTAGCAGCTGGACCAACGTGTTAG